The genomic segment TCGCTGCGCACCACGCCCCAGCCGGTGCAAGTGAGCGAGGGATCGAGGCCGAGGATCAGCATCCTAGAGCTTCAGCCCAAGGCGCGGTGCGGCTGCCATCAGCAACCCGTAAAGCAAGACGGTGAGCACGCAGCCGGCAAGTAGCGAGAGCCAGAAGGGCAACCCGGCGCGCAGCATGGCCGGGATCGTCAGGAACATGGGCAGCGATGGCAGCACATACCAGAAGGTCGCCGCCGAATGCACTGCCATGTTCTCTGCATCGGGCCGTTCCCGCCACAGCAGGATCATGCCCAGGATCGAAACGAGCGGCAGCGAAGCCACCAGCGCGGCAAAGGCCGGCAGCCGCTTGCCGATCTCGGAAATGGCCGCGATCAAGGCGCCGGAAAGCAGCGCCTTGGCGACCAGTCCCCACATCAGCCCAGCTTTTCCATCACGTCGTCGGGAATTTCGTAATTGCCCCAAACGGTCTGGACGTCGTCATCGTCGTCCAGCGTGTCTATCAGCTTGAGCAGGGTGGCCGCCGTGGCCTCGTCCACTTCGGTCTTGAGGCTGGGCTTCCATGCCAGCTTCACGCCTTCGGCTTCGCCCAGAACCTTTTCCAGTTCACGGGCGACTTCGTGCAGCGAATCGACCGACACCCAGATCGAGTGGCTTTCCTCGTCGCTTTCGACATCGTCGGCACCGGCTTCGATCGCGGCTTCGAGAACCTTTTCCTCATCACCGACCTTGCCGGGATATTCGATCAGGCCAAGCCGTTCGAACCCGTGGCTCACCGCGCCCGAAGCGCCCAGATTGCCGCCATTCTTGGAGAAGGCCGTGCGCACATTGGTGGCAGTGCGGTTGCGATTGTCGGTCAGTGCCTCGACGATCAGCGCAACGCCGCCCGGACCATAGCCTTCATAGCGGACTTCTTCGTAATTCTCGCCGTCGCCCTTGCTCGCCTTGTCGATGGCGCGCTGGATATTGTCCTTAGGCATGGACTGGGCCTTGGCCGCGTTGACGGCGGCGCGCAGGCGCGGGTTCATGTCCGGATCGGGCATGCCCATCTTGGCCGCGACAGTGATTTCGCGGCTAAGCTTGGAAAACATCGCGGAGCGCTTCTTATCCTGCGCGCCCTTGCGGTGCATGATGTTCTTGAATTTGGAATGGCCTGCCATGGGAACCTTCGGAAATCTGTGTTCTTGCGGATTCCTCGGGCGGAATCCCGTGTGGGCGCGCTCCTAGCTTACAGGCGCGCGCCGGGCAATGCGTGAGCTATATCTGATTGTCAGAGCAGCACAGCGGTGCCGCTGGCGCTGACCATCAGCATCGATCCGTTGGAGCCGAGTACCTCGTAATCGAGGTCCACGCCAAGCACGGCGTTGCCACCGCGCTGCATGGCCTGCTGCTTCATTTCCTCGATCGCCTGATCGCGCGCGCGGCTGAGCACTTCCTCATATTTGCCTGATCGCCCGCCGACGATGTCGGTAATGGAAGCGAACAGGTCGCGGAAGATATTGGCGCCCACGATCACTTCACCGGCCACGATACCCAGATATTCCTTCACCGGGCGCCCTTCCACCAATGCCGTGGTGGTGACGATCATGCCGTCTTCGCGCGAACTCTCCCAGGGGCCTGCCATCTTTGTTTACTCCCGCATGCCATTGATGCGAGGAAGATAACGCAGCGCGCGCGCCTGCCAAGCCATTGGCGATGGAGTATTTCCGGTGACCGTCGACACGAATTACCCCCCGCCCGTCACCATGCTGCGCGAGCTGGGCCAGTGGCTGCGCCACCCCCGCCGGCTGGATCCGACCGGAATCCGCGCGCCGGGCGCTATGCGGCGGCTGGCGGTGCTGACAGTGCTGATGATCACTGGCCTGCTGCTGGTGCTGCTGCCTGTGCTGGGCCTGTGGCAAAGCCTGTTCGACCTGCCCGCCCCCGATGCCTTCGGCAAGCTGGAGCCGCAGGTGATGATTCCCGTCGTGATCGTGATCGCGCCGGTTCTGGAAGAATTGCTGTTTCGCGGCTGGCTGACGGGCCGCGTCCGGGCCTTGTGGCTGCTGGCCTGCGCCGCAGGCATCGCCGTGCTGCTCTATGCCAATACGCAGGGGATGAACCCGGTGGCGGCCGGGGCGGGCTTTCTGGCCCTGCTGATCGCAATGCCCTTGGGCTGGTTTTTCCTGAGGAAGAAAGGCACGCCCGGCTGGTTCGATGCGGGCTTCCCGGCGATCTTCTATCTGGGCGCGGCGGGCTTCGCGCTGCTGCACATGGCCAATTATCCCAGCTTCTCGGTGATCGCCCTGCCGCTGGTGCTGCCGCAATTATGGGCCGGGCTGGTGCTGGGCTTCATCCGCATGCGGATCGGCCTTGTCGCATCCATGCTGGCCCATGCCCTGTCCAACAGCGCCGCCTTGACGGTGGCGCTGTTGGCAAGCTGACTGGATCAGTCGAGGCCCAGCGCGCTGCGATAGGTGTCCAGCACCAGGTCCATTTCGCGGCGATCGTCCGGCTTCATCTTACGCAGACGCACGATCTGGCGCATGATCTTGACGTCGTAACCCACGGCCTTGGCTTCGGCATAGACGTCGCGGATGTCGTCGGAGATGCCCTTCTTTTCTTCTTCCAGTCGCTCCACGCGCTCGATCAGCAGGCGCAGGCGGTCATCGGTGGTTTCGGCCATCTGTGGGGGCTCCGTTGGAATGAGAATCGGTTGGCGCGCTGATAGCGAGCGGGGCCGGAGGGGTGAAGGCGGCTTGGCCGATTCCTCCCCAAGATTTGGCCCAAGATTTGGCACAGGAATTGGCCAGGGAATTGGGCGCGCCTAGTGCGTGCCGCCGTTCTTCTTCAGGCTCTCTTCCATCCGGGCCATCTGTTCCGGCGTCGCCTCGGTCTGGAACTTCACCTTCCATTCCTCCATCGGCATGCCGTGGATCAGCGCCCGCGCATCGGGCTTGGACAGGCCTGCGCCGGCATCGTTGATCCAGTCGGCCAGACAGTTACGGCAGAAGCCGGAAAGGCCCATCAGGTCGATATTCTGGGCATCGTGGCGCTTGCGCAAATGGCGCACCAGACGGCGGAAGGCGGCGGCGGCCACATCGTCGGGCAGGGTGTCGAGCGGATCGGGTGCGTCGGTCATCAAGTTTTCCCGCAAAGCTGTAGTTGTAATGTCCCGTGCCTCTGACATAGGCACGGTCCCATGGCAAAATTCGAACAGCCCAAGCTCAAGCCCCGCAACCGCAAGGTCAAGATCCTTGCCACCATCGGCCCCGCCAGCCGCGACCCGGAGATGCTCCGCCGCCTCGTGCTGGCCGGTGCCGACGCGTTCCGCGTGAACATGAGCCATGGGGACCATGCCACGCATGAGGAAACGATCAAGGCGATCCGTGCGCTGGAGAAAGATCTGGCCCACCCCATCGCCATCCTGTGCGATCTGCAGGGGCCGAAGCTGCGCGTCGGCACTTTCCGCCAGGGCGAGCGGGTGGTGATCCGCCACGGCAGCCATTTCACGCTGGACCGCAATCCCGAGCCGGGCGACGAAAACCGCGTCTGCCTGCCGCATCCGGAACTGTTCGGCATTCTGGAAAAGGGCCAGCGCCTGCTGATCGACGACGGCAAGATCCGCCTGCGCGTGATCCGGGCCGACGAGAACGAGATTCTCACCAGCGCCGAAGTGGGCGGCGTGATTTCCGACCGCAAGGGCGTGAACGTGCCCGACGCGGTGGTGCCCGTTCCCGCCTTGACCGAGAAGGATCGCAAGGACCTGGCCTTCGCCGTGAAGCATGGGGCGGACTGGATCGCCCTGTCCTTCGTCCAGCGTCCGGAAGACGTGGCCGAGGCGCGCAAGCTGATGGGCGGCCACGGCGCCCTGTGCGCCAAGATCGAAAAGCCCGCCGCGATTGACCGGCTGGACGAGATCATCGAACTGTCAGACGCGGTGATGGTAGCGCGCGGCGACTTGGGCGTGGAGCTGAATCCCGAAGACGTGCCACCGCTGCAGAAGCAGATCGTCAATTGCTCGCGCAGCATGGGCAAGCCGGTGATCGTGGCGACGCAGATGCTCGAATCCATGATCGAGAACCCCACCCCCACCCGCGCCGAAGTGTCGGACGTGGCCAATGCCGTCTATGACGGGGCGGATGCGGTGATGCTTTCGGCCGAAACGGCGGCGGGCCAGTGGCCGGAAGAAGCCGTGGCGATGATGGACCGCATTGCCGCCAAGATCGAAGCCGATGCCAGCTATCGCACGCGCATCCGCTTCCACGAAACCCCGCCCGATCCGACCACGGCCGACGCGCTTTCCCACGCCTGCATGACCATTGCGGAAACCATGCCGATTTCCGCCGTGGTGGTGTTCACCGGTTCCGGCTCCACCGCGCGCCGCGTTGCGCGCGAGAGGCCCGGCGTGCCGGTGCTGGTGCTCACCCCCGCGCTGCGCACCGCACGGCGCATGGCGCTGCTGTGGGGCACTCATGCCGTGGCCACGCGCGACATCGACAGTTTCGAGGAGATGGTGGCCAAGGGCAAGCGGATGGCCCTGCGCCATGGCATGGGCAAGGCTGGATCGCGGCTGGTGATGCTGGCAGGCGTCCCCTTCGGCACGCCCGGCTCCACCAACCTGCTCCACGTCGTACGCCTGACCGGGGACGAGCTGGAACGCCACGGGGAATGAAGGTTTCACCGGACGGCCGGTGAAACTCCTGCGCGCATGATGGCAGGCTTCGGCCCGCCTTAGCGAACGTTCAGGCCGACCTCGCTGAGGAGCTGCGCGGCCTGTTCGCGCGAAATCGTGGCACCGCGAAAGCGGGAGGCATCCCCCAGCCGCACGCCGCCGATGTCCGCGCCGCGCAGGTCCGCGCCTTCAAAACCCGCGCCATCCAGCACTGCCTCGCGCAGGCTGCAATCCTCGAAGGTCGTCATTCGGAAATCGCATTTGCGCAGATCGGCCTGCGAGAAGTCCACGCGCACAAGGCTGGCCTTTCTGAAGGAGCGGCCCGTCAGCCTGGCATTGACCAGCAGCGTCTCCGAGAAATGGAGATCGATGGCCTTCACTTCGGAAAAATCCGCGCCGGTGAGCTTGCAACCGACGAACCGCGTCCCTTCTAGCGTGCTGCGTTTCAGCGAGGCATTGTTGAAATCGCAGCCTGTGAACACGGCTTCGGACAGGTCGCACCCGACAAGGCTGGCAAAGGCACCCCGGCAGGATCGCCAGCTGGTGCGATCCGCTCTCGCCCCGCTGAAATCGGTCCGGCGCAAATTGCATTGCTGGAAGGTCCACCCCGAAAGATCGAGCCGGGAAAGGTCCGCTTCTTCCAGATCGCAGCCGATCAGCGTCTGCTGCCCTTTCAAGGCGCGGATTTCCTCGCGCGTCATGGCCCGGTCACGGATCGACTCGCCGGAAAAGAGGTCTTCCATCCGCCGGCTGTTAAACGCAGGCCCCCTGCCCGGCCAGACATGGCGGCTGTTTATGGGCAGAGAAAACCGCGCGGGCAATGCGGCGGCCTTGAACGACGCCCTAATCCATGATCCGCGCCAGCCCGTCCGCCAGGGCGGCGCGGGACAGCTGGCCGAACTGGGTTTCCACGATCCGGCCCCGTGCATCCACGAACACAGTGGTTGGCAAGGCCGTGCTGCCCACCACCAGTGACAGGCCCGATGCATCGTCCAGCAGCACTGCCTCGCCTGAAATGCCCTGCCGTTCCAGATAGGCCTGCACAGTGCCCGCATCTTCGCCCTGGCTGACCAGCAGGATCGGCACATCCGTGCGCGCGGCCTCTTGCGCCAGCATCGGCAGTTCGCGGCGGCAGGGCGGGCACCAGGTGGCCCACAAATTCATCACATAGGGCTGGCCTTCAAGCGCGGAAGGGTCGAAGGGACGTCCCTCCAGATGCACCATTTGCGGCAGGTCCGGCATTGGCCGCGGCGCGGGGCTCAGCAGACTCGATCCGGCGAACCACAGCGCGGCAAGAGCACCCAGCATCGCCAGCGAACGGAGCAAGGCTACCCGATGCCTTACCCGCCATGCGATGATTGCCGCAGCGCCAAGGAAGCCCGCCGGTCCAGAGAACCCACCTTCCCATATGGCAAGGACAGAGGCCCAATCCTGCGCAAAGGCGTCGTAGTGGGCAAGGACATAGGCCAGCCGCGCGGCCACGATCCCGCCAGCCAGCGCCAACCCGCCGGTTCTGGCCTGCAGGCCGAAGCGCGCGGCGATCCGGTCAAACCCGAACAGGAAGGCCATGATCAGGGCCAGCGCCAGCAAACGGTCGCTCGCGATCACCAGCGGTCCCAGCTGGATTATGCCCGGCATTACGACTGCTTCAGCCCTGCGCCGCCCGTTCCAGGCGGGCGCGAGCCTCGCGCTCGCCGATCAGCGGCAGCAGGGCCTTCATGTCCGGCCCGGAATCGCGCCCGGTAAGGGCAAGGCGCAGCGGGTGGAACAGGCTCTTGCCCTTGCGCCCGGTCGCTTCTTTCAGTGCATTGGTCAGCACAGGCCACGGGTCTTCGTTCCAGGCCAGCAGGCGGGCCGCATCGGCCAGAAAGGCGCGATCTTCGTCTGAAAATTCAGCGGCCTCGATGGGGCCGGTGACGACCTGCCACCAATCCGCCGCCTCGCCCACATGGGCAAGGTTGGGGCGAATGGCCTGCCATGCTTCCTCGCCCATGCCTTCGGGCAGACGGTCCTGCACTTCGGCGAAAACCAGCTGGTGGACGATCCCGGAATTCACCCGTTCCAGTTCCGCATCGTCGAAGCGGGCCGGGGCGCGGCCGAAGGTGGAAAGGTCGAAACTGTCGATCAGCGCGGCACGCTCGGCAATCGGCTCCACCGCCTGAGACGTGCCCAGCCGCGCGAGCAGCGCAACCAGCGCCGCTGCTTCGATCCCGCGTTCACGGAAGGCATCCGCCCCCAGCGAGCCGAGCCGCTTGGACAATTTGCCCTCGCTCCCCACCAGCAGCGCCTCATGCGCGAAGCGGGGATGGGCAGCGCCAAGCGCGGCGAACATCTGGATCTGCAGCGCGGTGTTGGAGACATGATCCTCCCCGCGCAGCACGTCGGTGACGCCCATCTCGATATCGTCGATCGCGCTGGGCAGCATATAGAGCCACGATCCATCCGCGCGGCGCACCACGGGGTCGGAAAGCTGGGCCGGGTCGAAATGCTGGGGCCCGCGAATGCCGTCTTCCCATTCGATGGCGGCGGAACGGTCCAGCTTGAAGCGCCAGTGCGGTGCAATGCCCTTCGCGGCATAATCCGCATGGTCCGCCTCGGTCAGTTGCAGAGCCGCCCGGTCATAGATCGGCGGCAGGCCGCGACCCAACAGCACTCTGCGCTTCAGTTCCAGTTCCTGCGAGGTTTCGTAGCAGCGATAGAGCCGCCCCTCGTCCACCAGATAGTTGAACTGCATCTGATAGAGCTGGAAGCGTTCAGACTGGCGCTCCTCCCCTTCCGGCTCCAGCCCCAGCCAGGCCAGATCGGCGCGGATCGCCTCGACATATTCCTCTTTGCTGCGCTCCTGATCCGTATCGTCGATGCGCAGCAGGAAGCGCCCGCCATGTTTCTTCGCCAGCATCCAGTTATGGAGCGCGGTGCGGATATTGCCGACATGCAGCCGCCCGGTGGGCGACGGGGCGAAGCGGGTAACGATGCTCATGCAGCGCCGTTAGCGGTTCGGCCCCGGCTTGTCATTTACTGCGGAAACTGTGCGTGATGGGATAGCGCCGGTCGCGGCCGAAATTGCGCATGCCCAGCTTCACGCCCGGGGGGGCCTGGCGGCGCTTGTATTCGGCGATGTTCAGCAGGTGCTCGATCCGTTCCACCGTCGCCCGTTCCAGCCCTTCGGCTGCAAGCTGGTCCACGCTCTTCTCATGCTCCACCAGCCCCATCAGGATACGGTCCAGCACCGGATAGGGCGGCAGCGAATCCTCGTCCTTCTGGTCGGGCCGCAGTTCCGCGCTGGGCGGCTTGTCGATGATGCGCTGGGGAATCACTTCGCCCGCCGGGCCCAGGCCGATGCGCGGCACAGCGGTGTTGCGCCACTTGGCCACGCCGAACACGGTCATCTTGTAGGCATCCTTCAGCGGGTTGTAGCCGCCGGCCATGTCACCATAGATCGTGGCATAACCCACGCTCATCTCGCTCTTGTTGCCGGTGGTCACCAGCATCGGCCCGAACTTGTTAGAAAGGGCCATCAGCGTCACGCCGCGAATGCGCGACTGCAAATTCTCTTCCGTGATGTCCACCTGTGTATCGGCGAAACTGTCTTCCAGCATGGCGTCGAACCCTTCGACGGCGGGCTGGATCGGGATTATTGAATAACGGCAACCCAGCGCCTCGGCACAGGCCTTCGCATCGTCGAGGCTTTCCTGGCTGGTGAAGCGGCTGGGCATCATCACGCACCACACCCGCTCCGCCCCCAATGCATCCACCGCGATGGCCGCGCAGACGGCCGAATCGATCCCGCCCGAAAGGCCGATCACCACGCCGGGGAAGCGGTTCTTGTCCACATAGTCGCGCAGGGCCAGCACCATGGCGCACCAGGTTTCCTCTGCCTGATCGGTCAGCCCTTCCAACTCGCCCCGGTTGCAGTTCCAGCCGCGCGCGATCTTGGTCCACTTCGTCTCGACAACCTGTTCTTCCCAGTCGCGCATCTGCACGGCCAGCGAACCGTCGCCATTGATGACGAAGCTGGCCCCGTCGAACACCAGTTCGTCCTGCCCGCCCACGCGGTTGAGATAGGCCATGGGAATGCCGGTATCCACCGCGCGGCGGCGGGCGATCTCGTCGATACGCAGCACGTCCTTGTCGATCTCGTAAGGGCTTCCGTTCACGCAGATGAACAGGCCCGCGCCGAAATCGGCCAGATGGCGGCAGACATCCGGGTGCCAGATATCCTCGCAGATCGGCAGGCCCAGCATGGCGCCCCGGAACAGCACCGGCTCCGGCAGGGGGCCGGGCGTGAAATAGCGCATTTCATCGAAGGTGCCGTAATTGGGCAGTTCATGCTTGAAGCGCGTAGCCGTGACGCGCCCGCCATCCAGCAAGGCCACGCCGTTATGCAGCGCCCCGTCGCGCACGAACACGCTGCCCACCAGCATGGCCGGGCCGCCATCGCCGGTGCACAGAGCCAGCCGCTCCATCTCCGCGGCCGCACGCTCGATCAGGGCAGGCTTCAGGATCAGGTCTTCGGGCGGATATCCGATCAGGTGCATTTCGGGAAAAACCACCAGATCGGTTTTACCTGCTTCCGCACGGACCCTGAGCATCGCTTCGGCATTGCCGGCAATATTGCCGACATTCTGGTTCATCTGGGCGAGCGTGATGGAGAGCGTATCGGGCATAAAGGCAGGATTAGGCGGCCTTACCCGCGCGGGCAATCGCGAAGACGCGCACGCGCCGCAATGGTCCACACCCATCCGTGATTGCGACTTTTCGGCTGCACTATTTCATCGTCATTTCAGCAATATGGCCACAGGTTCACGCGGCGGTCGCAACCTTGCCACTGGGTTTGAGTAGAGGCGACATAAACACCGAATAGGCGGAAGCCCTCTAATCCTTTGGGGGCGTAATCATGACCGATCTGATTCCCGGCAACGGCTATTCCGATGGCGATGTCGATACCAATAACACCGGCGGCGAAACGCTGTGGGACATTGCCGAAGCGCGTCATTCGCGCCGTTCGGTGATGCGCGGCGGCCTTGCTGCCAGCAGCGCGGCCTTCCTTGGCGGCGCCATGCTGTCGGGCTGCACCGACGATGTACTGGGCGGTGGCTCGGATGGCGGCAAGACCGTTGCCGTGAACCAGGAAATCGCGGTTTCCACCGGCCAGTCGGTTGAACTCACTGCCAGCTCGGCCGGCCAGTGGGCCCAGGTCGAAGGTCCGGAAGTAGAACTGATCACCGAAGAAGATGGCCGCATCTCCTTCATCGCACCGGCCGTCTCGAACGTCACCACTCTGGTCTTCTCGCTGCTGAACGGCATCGCGCGCGTGCTGGTAAGCCCCGCCAAGCTCAGCTTCCGGGCCGTCGACAAGAACCGCGACGACATCGTGACCGTGCCGCAGGGCTATTCCGTCACTGTGATGACCCGCCTTGGCGACCCGATCGCCGCCAATGTCGCCGATTACAAGAATGACGGCACCGACACCGATTTCGACAAGCGCATCGGCGACCATGGCGACGCGCTGCACTTCTTCGGCATGAGCCAGACCGGCAAGCGTAACGAAAATTCGTCCAAGCGCGGCCTGATGGTGCAGAACCATGAGAACCTGAACGTCCAGTACCTCCACCCGAACGGCCCGACCAATGTCGGTTCCGGCCCGCGTCCGGAAGCCGAAGCGGTGAAGGAAATCGACGCACATGGCGTCAGCATCACCGAATACAAATCGGAACGCCGCGCCGGCTGGAACTGGGTGAAGGACAGCGCCTTCAACCGCCGCATCACGCCTAACACGCCGATGCAGTTCAACGGCCCAGTGAAGGGTTCGGATTTCCTGAAGACCACCTTCTCCACCGACGGCACGCAGGGCCGCGGCACCATCAACAACTGCGCCAACGGCCACACAGAATGGGGCACCGCCCTGACCTGTGAAGAAAACTGGGCCGGATACTTCAAGCGCAGCGGCGACGATGCCCTGCGCAGCGCGCGCGAACTCACTTCGCTGCGCCGCTATGGCGTGACCGGCGGCAGCGGCAATTATGCCTGGTCCAGCGTAACGCCCGCCAACCCTTCCGACACACGCTTCCGCCGCTGGGATGCCCGCGCTAGCGAAGGGCTGACCGCCACGCAGGACTATCGCAACGAGCCCAACCAGATGGGCTGGGTCGTGGAAATCGATCCCTACGATCCCACCAGCAAGCCGCGCAAGCGCACGGCGCTGGGCCGCATGGGCCATGAAGGCGCATGGCTGGGCAAACTGGAAGCCGGCCGCAAGGTTGCCGTCTACATGGGCGACGATGCCCGCCGCGAATATTTCTACAAATTCGTGTCGACCGCCACGTGGGAAGCGCGCGATGCCATGGCAGACAATCGCCTGGCCATTGGCGACAAATATCTGGACTCCGGCACGCTCTACGTCGCGAAGTTCAACGCCGACGGCACCGGCAGCTGGCTGCCGCTGGTCTATGGCCAGGTTCCGAACCGTGCCGCCGTCGGCAACGATCCGGAATATGTGTTCCAGAACCAGCAGGACATTCTCGTCAATGCCCGCCTCGCGGCCGACGCACTGGGGGCCACCCCGATGGATCGCCCGGAATGGACCGCCTGCAACCCGCGCACCGGCGAGATCTACCTGACGCTTACCAATAACAGCTCGTCGGGTCGTCCGTTGAACGGCACCGATGCCGCAAATCCGCGTCACTATGTGAGCCAGCCGGGCAACAGCTATGGCAATGCCAATGGCCACATCATCCGCATCCGCGAAGGTGGGGACAATCAGGCTGCCACCAGCTTCATCTGGGACATCTATCTGTTTGGTGCGGATTCGGCCGAAGCCGGTTCGGACGTGAACATCTCGGGCCTGGATGCCAGCAACGACTTCTCCAGCCCGGACGGCCTCTGGTTCTCGCGCACGCAGAACCCGGCTGGCCACCTGCGTCCGCTGCTGTGGATCCAGACCGACGATGGCGCTTTCACTGACCAGACCAACAACCAGATGCTGGCAGCCCTGCCCGGCTTCGTGGGCGATGGCGGCAGCCGCACCATCACGAATGTGGGCACTGGCGGCGCCACGGCGATGCAGACTACCCAGGCTGGCACCAATGCCACGCCCGGCACTCTGAAGCGCTTCCTCACCGGCCCGCTGGAATGCGAGATCACCGGCGTGGACACCACTCCGGACGGCCGCACCCTGTTCGTGGGCATCCAGCACCCGGGCGAAAACGGCTCAGCCGATGCGCCCAGCAGCCACTGGCCGCAAAGCCAGAGCGGCACCAATTCAGGCCGCCCGCGCTCGGCCGTGGTCGCCATCACCCGCAACGATGGGGGCATCGTCGGCCTCTGACGCGACGCTGCAATCGAACGAAAATCAGGCCGGGGCATCGCAAGGTGCCCCGGCTTTTTTGTTGGGATAGGCCCGCCCTCTTGGCCGGCTGCATTTCCGATTTGCAGCCGCTGTGATCGCATTGGGTAAAGCCCCGTCAGGCGCGCCACGAGCCGCAACAAAGAAAAACCCCGCCGGATCGCTCCGGCGGGGTTTTCTGTTCCTTCGCACGAAGGCGGGTGAGGCTTATTCCTCGCCCGTTGCTTCGTCAGCCGCTTCGGGGTTCAGGTAATCGCCCGCATC from the Erythrobacter sp. SG61-1L genome contains:
- a CDS encoding PhoX family phosphatase, whose protein sequence is MTDLIPGNGYSDGDVDTNNTGGETLWDIAEARHSRRSVMRGGLAASSAAFLGGAMLSGCTDDVLGGGSDGGKTVAVNQEIAVSTGQSVELTASSAGQWAQVEGPEVELITEEDGRISFIAPAVSNVTTLVFSLLNGIARVLVSPAKLSFRAVDKNRDDIVTVPQGYSVTVMTRLGDPIAANVADYKNDGTDTDFDKRIGDHGDALHFFGMSQTGKRNENSSKRGLMVQNHENLNVQYLHPNGPTNVGSGPRPEAEAVKEIDAHGVSITEYKSERRAGWNWVKDSAFNRRITPNTPMQFNGPVKGSDFLKTTFSTDGTQGRGTINNCANGHTEWGTALTCEENWAGYFKRSGDDALRSARELTSLRRYGVTGGSGNYAWSSVTPANPSDTRFRRWDARASEGLTATQDYRNEPNQMGWVVEIDPYDPTSKPRKRTALGRMGHEGAWLGKLEAGRKVAVYMGDDARREYFYKFVSTATWEARDAMADNRLAIGDKYLDSGTLYVAKFNADGTGSWLPLVYGQVPNRAAVGNDPEYVFQNQQDILVNARLAADALGATPMDRPEWTACNPRTGEIYLTLTNNSSSGRPLNGTDAANPRHYVSQPGNSYGNANGHIIRIREGGDNQAATSFIWDIYLFGADSAEAGSDVNISGLDASNDFSSPDGLWFSRTQNPAGHLRPLLWIQTDDGAFTDQTNNQMLAALPGFVGDGGSRTITNVGTGGATAMQTTQAGTNATPGTLKRFLTGPLECEITGVDTTPDGRTLFVGIQHPGENGSADAPSSHWPQSQSGTNSGRPRSAVVAITRNDGGIVGL